One stretch of Comamonas testosteroni DNA includes these proteins:
- a CDS encoding AraC family transcriptional regulator yields MGFASPEHGAHALDLQHAQLSSLPVTGVEQRYPPGHVVPQHSHARGHVIYASEGVLLVESPCGQWLVPPTTAVWLRPGMLHRITATTAVRAFGLFIDQACSAGLPAQDCVLHVSPLVRELMAALVDLPHQGPHRSRDALLGDLLLEELKALAPLPYYLPWPEDMLMRRICESMLSAPAQRTTVEALARQHALTPKTLHRRFLKSTGMNWGRWYQQMRLMASIPQLLQGMAIMTVALESGYESHSAYSAAFRKQFGRPPSEFAATADRAKLR; encoded by the coding sequence ATGGGTTTTGCATCCCCCGAACATGGCGCGCATGCGCTGGATCTGCAGCATGCTCAGCTTTCGTCACTGCCTGTCACCGGCGTGGAGCAGCGCTATCCGCCTGGTCATGTGGTGCCGCAGCACAGCCATGCCCGTGGTCACGTCATTTATGCCTCTGAAGGCGTGTTGCTGGTCGAGTCCCCCTGCGGGCAATGGCTGGTTCCGCCGACCACTGCGGTGTGGCTGCGCCCGGGCATGCTGCACCGGATCACGGCGACCACGGCGGTGCGAGCCTTCGGTCTGTTCATTGATCAGGCGTGCTCGGCAGGCTTGCCTGCACAGGACTGCGTGCTCCATGTCTCGCCGTTGGTCAGGGAGCTGATGGCGGCGCTTGTCGACTTGCCCCATCAGGGGCCGCATCGCTCGCGCGATGCGCTGCTGGGCGATCTGCTGCTGGAGGAGTTGAAGGCGCTGGCGCCGCTGCCGTATTACCTGCCATGGCCGGAAGACATGCTGATGCGACGCATCTGCGAGAGCATGCTGAGTGCACCGGCGCAGCGCACCACGGTGGAAGCCCTGGCCCGGCAGCACGCGCTGACGCCAAAGACGCTGCACCGTCGTTTTCTGAAAAGCACCGGGATGAACTGGGGTCGGTGGTATCAGCAGATGCGGCTGATGGCTTCCATCCCCCAGTTGCTGCAGGGCATGGCCATCATGACCGTGGCGCTGGAAAGCGGCTATGAAAGCCATAGCGCCTATTCGGCGGCTTTCCGCAAGCAGTTCGGCCGCCCGCCGTCAGAATTCGCAGCTACGGCGGACAGAGCAAAGTTGCGTTAG
- a CDS encoding 2-isopropylmalate synthase, with protein MLADPSTKYRAFPVVDLPTRQWPARTLTQAPVWLSTDLRDGNQALFEPMNRERKLRLFEELVAIGFKEIEVGFPSASQTDFDIVRHLIDAQLIPNDVTPMVITQLREDLIATTVRSVAGARRVIVHLYNAVAPAFREIVFDMEVPQIIAMVEHHVRYLLELTEQHPETEWVLQYSPETFCMAELEVSLAVCNAAIAAWDAGPKRPMIINLPTTVEVSTANVFADQIEWMEQRLARREHITLSVHPHNDRGTGVACAEQALLAGAQRVEGCLFGNGERSGNVDLVTLALNLYTQGIAPGLDFSDIAAVARIAEASTALPIHPRHPYVGDLVFTAFSGSHQDAIAKGFAAQKADAPWRVPYLPIDPQDLGRTYDSIVRVNSQSGKGGIAFLLQKDRGITMPRRMQIEFSAIVQAWADSSETELSSAQIWELFEATYLHVRAGSRSLRYESHRLFDSPQGQGIELHWNDADGQPRLRTGIGNGPIAAAVAALELPLRIDSYEERSLGNGADACAVAIIEAAWPGVPGSRFGVGMHANIVTASVMAVMNAAARFEGDMIQTRA; from the coding sequence ATGCTGGCTGATCCCTCTACCAAATACCGCGCATTTCCCGTTGTGGACCTGCCCACCCGCCAATGGCCTGCCCGTACATTGACGCAAGCGCCCGTGTGGCTTTCGACCGATTTGCGCGACGGCAACCAGGCGCTGTTCGAACCCATGAACCGCGAGCGCAAGCTGCGACTGTTCGAGGAACTGGTCGCCATCGGCTTCAAGGAAATCGAAGTCGGCTTCCCTTCCGCTTCGCAGACCGACTTCGACATCGTGCGTCACCTCATCGACGCCCAGCTGATTCCCAACGATGTCACGCCCATGGTCATCACCCAGCTGCGCGAGGACCTGATTGCCACCACCGTGCGCAGCGTGGCCGGCGCACGCCGCGTAATCGTGCACCTGTACAACGCCGTAGCCCCGGCCTTCCGCGAAATCGTCTTTGACATGGAAGTGCCGCAGATCATTGCCATGGTCGAGCACCATGTGCGCTATCTGCTCGAGCTGACCGAGCAGCACCCCGAAACCGAATGGGTGCTGCAGTACTCCCCGGAAACCTTTTGCATGGCCGAGTTGGAGGTTTCCCTCGCGGTGTGCAATGCCGCCATTGCCGCCTGGGATGCCGGCCCCAAGCGCCCCATGATCATCAACCTGCCGACCACGGTGGAGGTGTCCACTGCCAATGTATTTGCCGACCAGATCGAATGGATGGAGCAGCGCCTGGCACGGCGCGAACACATCACGTTGTCAGTACACCCCCATAACGACAGAGGCACTGGCGTAGCCTGTGCCGAGCAGGCCCTGCTGGCCGGCGCCCAGCGCGTGGAAGGCTGCTTGTTCGGCAACGGAGAGCGCAGCGGCAATGTGGATCTGGTGACGCTGGCCCTGAACCTCTACACCCAGGGCATTGCCCCGGGCCTGGATTTCTCCGACATCGCGGCCGTGGCACGCATCGCCGAAGCCTCGACGGCCCTGCCCATCCACCCACGCCACCCCTATGTGGGCGATCTGGTGTTCACGGCATTTTCCGGCTCGCACCAGGATGCGATTGCCAAAGGCTTTGCGGCGCAGAAAGCCGATGCTCCGTGGCGCGTACCCTATCTGCCCATAGACCCGCAGGACCTGGGACGTACCTATGACAGCATAGTGCGTGTCAACAGTCAGTCCGGCAAGGGGGGCATTGCCTTCCTGCTGCAGAAGGACAGAGGCATCACCATGCCGCGGCGCATGCAGATCGAGTTCAGCGCCATCGTCCAGGCCTGGGCCGACAGCAGCGAAACCGAGCTCAGCAGCGCACAAATCTGGGAGCTGTTTGAAGCCACCTACCTGCATGTCCGAGCCGGGTCTCGGTCACTGCGTTATGAAAGCCATCGCCTGTTCGACAGCCCGCAAGGCCAGGGTATCGAACTGCACTGGAACGATGCCGACGGGCAACCCAGGCTGCGCACCGGCATCGGCAACGGCCCTATTGCAGCCGCAGTCGCTGCACTGGAGTTGCCGTTGCGCATCGACAGCTACGAAGAGCGCAGCCTGGGCAACGGCGCCGATGCCTGCGCCGTTGCCATCATCGAAGCCGCATGGCCTGGCGTGCCCGGCTCACGGTTTGGCGTAGGCATGCACGCGAACATCGTCACCGCATCGGTGATGGCGGTCATGAATGCCGCTGCGCGCTTTGAGGGGGACATGATTCAGACCCGAGCGTAG
- a CDS encoding adenosylcobalamin-dependent ribonucleoside-diphosphate reductase — protein sequence MNTLPPQAISQDVLAEKYLADGEQSEQDLFARVARALAAVEKPEIQAHWEQKFLLNLQLGAIGAGRIMAAAGLDTKATLINCFVQPVADATNGFDTQGNPGIYTALSQAAETMRRGGGVGYDFSNLRPRGALVRGTNSNASGPCSFIDVFDASCTTVESAGARRGAQMGVLRIDHPDVLEFITAKRQKGRWNNFNVSVGVSNAFMQAVRDDAEWELVHVASPSEAQIQAGAHRRDDGLWVYQSQPARTLWDAIMRSAYDFAEPGILFLDNINADNNLWYAEQIAATNPCGEQPLPPYGCCDLGPVILTRFVREAFTPQAFFDLEAFRAAVAVQVRMLDNVLDATVWPLPEQQREAQQKRRIGVGFTGLGDALILLGLHYASDEGLQQAETIARNMRDAAYAASVELAREKGAFPLLNAKQYLKSGFAKRLPKELRADIRKHGLRNSHLLSIAPTGTVSLAFADNASNGIEPAFSWTYTRKKRTADGGEQFYTVQDHAYRLYKALHGDEAPLPECFVSALELSASEHVAMMRCVQPFIDTSISKTVNIPADYPFEDFKHLYMECWEAGLKGCATYRPNDTLGAVLSTESASKPSQTPTDKAQAAISFSGSNGMTAVIERRPEGPLNAVVDKIEYFTHDGIRRLYLVVSFMVVDGVERPIEFFMPVGQTGESQQWITATMRSLSLAARGGFLDKALADLRKVAWDRGPVRYGSRTREDGSSIPLWHDSEVALLAYAIQSIIANRGLPQPAPSTAATPASPAESNASVTGQKCPDCGAHAMIKKDGCQFCTACGFVGSCG from the coding sequence ATGAACACACTCCCTCCACAGGCCATCAGCCAGGATGTGCTGGCCGAAAAATATCTGGCCGACGGCGAGCAATCCGAACAAGACCTGTTTGCCCGCGTGGCACGAGCCCTGGCAGCCGTTGAGAAGCCCGAGATTCAAGCCCATTGGGAGCAAAAATTTCTGCTCAATCTGCAACTCGGCGCCATCGGTGCCGGCCGCATCATGGCGGCTGCGGGGCTGGACACCAAGGCCACCTTGATCAACTGCTTTGTGCAGCCCGTCGCCGATGCCACCAATGGCTTCGACACCCAGGGCAACCCCGGCATCTACACGGCGCTGTCGCAGGCGGCCGAGACCATGCGCCGCGGCGGCGGCGTGGGTTATGACTTTTCCAATCTGCGCCCACGTGGTGCGCTGGTGCGCGGCACCAATTCGAATGCGTCGGGGCCCTGCTCCTTCATCGATGTCTTCGATGCATCCTGCACCACGGTGGAGTCGGCGGGTGCGCGACGCGGCGCCCAGATGGGCGTGCTGCGCATTGACCACCCCGATGTGCTGGAGTTCATTACCGCCAAGCGACAAAAGGGCCGCTGGAACAATTTCAATGTCTCGGTCGGTGTCAGCAACGCCTTCATGCAGGCAGTCAGGGACGACGCCGAATGGGAGCTGGTGCATGTCGCCAGCCCCAGCGAGGCACAGATACAGGCCGGCGCCCATCGCCGCGACGATGGTCTTTGGGTCTATCAAAGCCAGCCTGCACGCACGCTGTGGGATGCCATCATGCGCTCGGCCTATGACTTCGCCGAGCCCGGCATTCTGTTCCTCGACAATATCAATGCCGATAACAACCTCTGGTATGCCGAGCAGATTGCCGCCACCAATCCCTGTGGCGAGCAACCCCTGCCGCCCTACGGCTGCTGCGATCTGGGCCCGGTCATCCTCACGCGCTTTGTGCGCGAGGCGTTCACCCCCCAGGCTTTCTTCGACCTGGAAGCCTTTCGCGCCGCCGTCGCGGTTCAGGTACGCATGCTGGACAATGTGCTGGATGCCACCGTCTGGCCCCTGCCCGAGCAGCAGCGCGAGGCACAGCAAAAGCGCCGCATCGGCGTGGGCTTCACAGGGCTGGGAGACGCCCTGATTCTGCTGGGCCTGCATTACGCCAGCGATGAAGGTCTGCAGCAGGCCGAAACCATAGCCCGCAATATGCGTGATGCAGCGTACGCAGCCTCGGTAGAGCTGGCACGGGAAAAAGGTGCCTTCCCGCTGCTCAACGCCAAGCAGTATCTGAAAAGCGGCTTTGCCAAACGCCTTCCCAAGGAACTGCGTGCGGACATCAGAAAACATGGGCTGCGCAACAGCCATCTGCTGTCCATCGCCCCCACGGGCACCGTGTCGCTGGCCTTTGCCGACAATGCATCCAACGGCATCGAGCCCGCTTTTTCCTGGACCTATACGCGCAAAAAGCGCACGGCCGACGGCGGCGAGCAGTTCTACACCGTGCAGGATCACGCCTACCGCCTGTACAAGGCCTTGCACGGCGATGAGGCACCGCTGCCCGAGTGCTTTGTCAGCGCCCTGGAGCTGAGCGCCAGCGAGCATGTGGCCATGATGCGCTGCGTCCAGCCCTTTATCGACACCTCGATTTCCAAGACCGTCAACATCCCGGCCGACTATCCGTTCGAGGACTTCAAACACCTCTATATGGAATGCTGGGAGGCCGGCCTCAAGGGCTGTGCCACCTACCGCCCCAACGATACGCTGGGTGCAGTGCTCTCCACAGAATCGGCCTCAAAACCCTCTCAAACGCCCACTGATAAAGCGCAAGCCGCTATCAGTTTTTCAGGCTCCAACGGCATGACAGCCGTGATCGAGCGCCGCCCCGAGGGGCCGCTCAACGCCGTGGTGGACAAGATCGAATATTTCACGCATGACGGCATAAGGCGTCTCTACCTGGTCGTCAGCTTCATGGTGGTCGACGGTGTGGAGCGTCCCATCGAGTTCTTCATGCCCGTGGGCCAGACCGGGGAGAGCCAGCAATGGATCACGGCCACCATGCGCAGCCTGAGCCTGGCCGCGCGTGGCGGCTTTCTCGACAAGGCCTTGGCCGATCTGCGCAAGGTGGCCTGGGATCGCGGCCCCGTGCGCTATGGCAGCAGAACGCGCGAGGACGGCAGCAGCATCCCGCTCTGGCACGACAGCGAGGTGGCCCTGCTGGCCTATGCCATCCAGAGCATCATCGCCAACCGTGGCCTGCCTCAGCCCGCGCCCAGCACGGCGGCCACGCCGGCATCTCCAGCTGAGAGCAATGCCTCAGTCACCGGTCAAAAATGTCCCGACTGCGGAGCACATGCCATGATCAAAAAGGATGGCTGTCAGTTCTGTACCGCCTGCGGCTTTGTGGGGTCATGCGGTTGA